The following is a genomic window from Synergistaceae bacterium.
CCATATAAAAGGGGTAAAAGCATTGAAATATCAAGCTTTTTACTAATAAAAATACAAGTGGAAAACTGGGCTGAGTTATACAGATATGAGCTTTACCAATTATTAAATTTGGGAGTCAGTTTACTTTTGACACCCTAACCATTAAATGTAATTAAAAAATTGTGATGCCGATTGTGGGTCTCGTGTCATAATTAGGGGCTATTGAATAACTCTTACTACTAAATTTGAGCCGCTTTCCCAAAGTTTTCACAGGACCCCACAAGGGTGCGAAAAAAGTTTTTGGCACAAAATTGCAAATTTTTGAAAAAAGAGAACAAAAAGAGACGAAGTCTTTTTGCCAGGTTCATCACCAGGAATACCATATGGATACTGGTTTCACAGGTGTCCTGTCTCCGTGCCATGAGAAGGTCTAGGCCATATCGCCTTTTCGCTTCCCCAAACTTGCCTTCCACTGCATTCCGTTCGCCGGCTTGTGCCCTCTCTTCGAGGTTTTGTTGCCTACGAATCTCTGGGTCTGATGGTGGCCTCCCGAGTTTACGACCACTCATGGTCATGCCTTTGCTCTTGCAATAACTGCGGTTCACGCTGTTTCGATAAATCATATCCACAAGGACTCGCTCAGGATAGCAACCATAGGTGCGATGGTACTTTTCAACACTTTCAATAAACGTCCCAGCCTCATTGAAGGCATCCCAGCTGAGTTTTTCGATTCGTGCAAACCCATCCACCATGCTGATGGCTACCTTCGCTCCAAACTCTGTCCTTGCTTTGGACTTACCACGGACTATTGGTCGGACCCATGGTTGATCCAAACTGACGATTCGATCAGGTGTGCTGTGAACTCGGTTCTCATACATTTCCAGCTGTTGTTGGTACAGTTTCTCAACAATTTTAAGCTTTTTCTTGGAATGATCGGAGAGCTCTAGGCCTTCCAATAACAGGGCTTCAATGTATTTGAGGTTTCTTCCTACAAAGCCTAGCTGTGATTTCACTGCTTGTCGGATGACCTTTCGGGAAGGCCTGCGGTTTCTGGCAAAGAGTAAATATTTCTGACGTGCCACCTTGCGGTAGGTCCGGGGTTTCTTCTTCCCCTGTCTTTGTGCGTGGAGCTCATCGATCATTGTTTCAGTGTGTTCTCTGGCTTTGGAAAGTAGGCTCACATCTGTCGGGAAAGTGATATCGCTGGGAGCGCAGGTTGCATCAAGAATGAGGGTACCAGAGTTCGGTTTATCGCCGTCATCATTGTTATCATCAGAATCTTGCTCATCAGAATTGTCCTCAGAATCTTCTGAAATTTCAGCGGTTTCCTACTTTTCTACAGCTCCTCGAATGATGGCCTCGTTCACCAGCTCTATCATTTCTGGAGTAATGCGTTTTTGGAACGATACCATCGTACTGGCATCAAAGGGCGGTTCATAGGAATAGTATGGTAGCCCAATAAACCATTGAAGATAGGGGTTTTCCAGCCTGTGCCCTGTGGGTAGATCTGTTGCCTTGTCTCCTCGTAAGAGAGGGATAGCTTTGTTTTGATGATAAGAGATCCTAGTGCCATACGGGAGGGTTTACCCGGATTTCCAGTATCTTTTCCGGTGAAAGTTTTGGCGTACATTTCATCCAACGCATCCCAGGGGAGAGTCTGACCCCTTGGTCATGAGGGCTGCCATTTTTACCCAGCGGTTCTCCGGATCTAAGTTGATATCACCAAAGACGGTAGGATCTTCGAAGATGGTGCCTTGTCCACGGGTTGGTTTATACATTGAATCCTCCTAGAATAAAAGTGCAAGGTTTTTGCCTAAATGTTGGGTTTCCCTTGCACTTATTATACCATAAAAATGGCGTTTTGCGTTGAAATTCTAATGATTATTTGAGATTCAGTGAACCCTAATTATGACAACGGCAAATAGTAACGATGAACACTGGGTTAATAACCCTCTACCAAAACACAAAATTTTAAAGATGGAGGATTTCTATGTTAGATGCTAATGATTTGATTGCGGATGAGCTATTTGAAAGGGCTACTCTTTAAAATCAGCCTTTTTAGAAGTATGGAAAGAATGCAAAATAATTACATTATATTCAGGAGGAGAAAAAAGAAGAGTTACTTTAGCTAGGTCAATTTTAAGAGAAACACCAATACTTATCTTAGATGAACCGTTAGCTAATCTCGATGAAAATAATGCTAGGGCAATTGAAAAGCAACTCTTATCAATTACAGACCGAACCATAATAATTATTTCCCATCAATTTAGTATGGAGAATACAATTAAATTAGATGAAGTGATACAATTTTAATTTTATTAAACCGTAGCTAGAGTGTATTCTGGCTACGGTTTAATCTATAATGCATTACTGTTGTACAGGATGATACACTTGAGATAGGTAAAGTCGAGCGGAAGATTGAATATGTGATTTATTATCTTAAGTAAAGAAAGCAGCTTTTTAAAGGTATCAGTTTAGTCGGCGGAGAAAGAAAGCACAAGATCCGATAAAGATTAGAAGTAATAATGAGTATTTGCCCTGTAACAGTGAGATTTGCTATTTATCATAAGTTTTATATGGTGACGCATGTGTGAATTGTCTTTCAGTTGATGAAACTTTCCGTTCTATTCTAGTAAGCAATTAAATCAAGTAAAATAGCCAATCTGTTATGATTTGTTCCCCCATATGAGACTCAATCTTGGATATGTTACCGCAGAGGAAAATTTCACATAAAAATATTAAGGCAACTAATTTTTGACAGCTATACTGACCTCTCAAAACACGTTGAAGCTCTAACTGTGCTTGTCAGGGAATGAACTAAAAATTCAAAGGCTTTATGGCTGTGATTTGCAGGACATCACCCTTGGTGTTATAAGATAATAAATACTATAAATACTGGAGAACTCCTATGAGTCAAAAATCCAAAACAATACTATCGGTTCTTTTATTTATGCCAGTCTATTTTCTTTTGTATACATTCTTCCATGAAATGGGGCACCTCCTTGTGGTTGTAGCTTGCGGTGGAACCATTGAAAATTTTGTGTTTTGGAATCTGGCGGCCCAGGTAAGCTATAGCGGCGGAACCTTTACCCCACTTACAGCAGCCTTGAACCATGCTGCAGGTATGCTTTTACCAGTACTTATAGGCGCTCTTGCCATTGGTTTTTACAAGCCAAGTGTAGAGTTTCTGGGGTATCATACATGTCACCTTATTGTCTTTACTGGATTGCTATCCTCTATGCTTGTGTGGTTAGCCTTTCCTATTGCTTCTTTATTTATCTCACTTCCACAGGGCGAGGATGTAAGTAAATTTTTGGAGGTCACAAAGCTTCATCCACTTATAGTTGCATCTGGTACTTTATGTCTTGTTGGCGCCTTTGTTTTTTGGGCCCGTGCAAAGGGACTTTTA
Proteins encoded in this region:
- a CDS encoding transposase — translated: MSYHQNKAIPLLRGDKATDLPTGHRLENPYLQWFIGLPYYSYEPPFDASTMVSFQKRITPEMIELVNEAIIRGAVEK
- a CDS encoding transposase; the protein is MIDELHAQRQGKKKPRTYRKVARQKYLLFARNRRPSRKVIRQAVKSQLGFVGRNLKYIEALLLEGLELSDHSKKKLKIVEKLYQQQLEMYENRVHSTPDRIVSLDQPWVRPIVRGKSKARTEFGAKVAISMVDGFARIEKLSWDAFNEAGTFIESVEKYHRTYGCYPERVLVDMIYRNSVNRSYCKSKGMTMSGRKLGRPPSDPEIRRQQNLEERAQAGERNAVEGKFGEAKRRYGLDLLMARRQDTCETSIHMVFLVMNLAKRLRLFLFSFFKNLQFCAKNFFRTLVGSCENFGKAAQI
- a CDS encoding ATP-binding cassette domain-containing protein, yielding MITLYSGGEKRRVTLARSILRETPILILDEPLANLDENNARAIEKQLLSITDRTIIIISHQFSMENTIKLDEVIQF